Proteins encoded within one genomic window of Thermanaerothrix sp.:
- a CDS encoding response regulator transcription factor — translation MKRIRIVLADDHRLFRDGLRRLLEMEKDMEVIGEAEDGDSAVEMVLELNPDVLLFDIHMPRRDGVQVVKDLKKRGDYLPRFVAITAFDDDDHITALSSVGIDAYVLKASGMTELLSAIRSVYRGHSYVDPKVAGKLLSTFNRRKEERDLLGRLTPRELEVLYWIAQGLNNSEIAKRMVLSEKTVKNHVSHILKKLDLVDRTQAAVFAWKRGLAQLSKDDLLLVGTGVD, via the coding sequence ATGAAAAGGATTAGGATCGTATTGGCGGATGACCACCGTCTCTTCAGAGATGGTCTAAGGCGCCTTCTGGAGATGGAGAAGGACATGGAGGTTATAGGTGAGGCGGAGGATGGGGACAGCGCGGTGGAGATGGTGTTGGAGCTTAACCCTGATGTACTGCTCTTCGACATCCACATGCCCAGGAGGGACGGGGTCCAGGTGGTAAAGGACCTTAAGAAAAGGGGGGACTACCTGCCGCGCTTTGTGGCGATAACCGCCTTTGACGATGACGACCACATAACCGCCCTTTCTTCGGTGGGCATAGACGCTTACGTGCTTAAAGCATCTGGGATGACGGAGCTCCTTTCAGCCATAAGGTCCGTTTACAGGGGTCACTCCTACGTGGACCCCAAGGTGGCGGGTAAGCTGCTCAGCACTTTTAACCGCCGCAAGGAGGAGAGGGACCTTTTGGGCCGCCTTACCCCCCGTGAGCTGGAGGTGCTCTACTGGATAGCCCAGGGGCTTAACAACTCCGAGATAGCCAAACGCATGGTGTTGTCGGAGAAGACCGTTAAGAACCACGTGAGCCACATCTTGAAGAAACTCGACCTGGTTGACCGGACCCAGGCGGCGGTTTTCGCCTGGAAGAGGGGGCTGGCGCAGCTGTCCAAGGATGACCTTTTGCTGGTAGGGACCGGGGTGGATTGA
- a CDS encoding sensor histidine kinase, whose amino-acid sequence MVGEVWSDRIDDALDRAAKSLDSSIDTVLDIKDEIRTGIKEKQLEIEEIRRELEDVIAASDSLTEAYKKARLKLARAAEQKDEAMQAEAYDEASHFMKLKGSFEERERGLRKRRDEAEREKARLERMLLRTDETMGKLKLALEVLKNNSQDLCSAKDERDYKAAAMTLRLVEQENLRLAREVHDGPAQYCSGALLILDRLEALLSNGDLDGVRDEIRCLRDQMGDAVRDFRTFLWRLKPSGLDFGIKEGLERLAQTVSERYSVNVEVLIRGDGDAMTGPARANAYRIVQEAVTNAVRHGGARNVKIRGSFGDSMATFKVSDDGKGFDPQSARVEAYHRGSLGLINMEERVRLLGGTIRIESAPGRGASVIFSIPLGRLGDEKD is encoded by the coding sequence TTGGTTGGTGAAGTTTGGAGCGACCGGATAGACGATGCCTTGGATAGGGCGGCTAAATCACTTGACTCCAGCATAGATACCGTGCTGGACATAAAGGACGAGATAAGGACGGGCATAAAGGAGAAGCAGCTGGAGATCGAGGAGATCCGAAGGGAGTTGGAGGATGTGATAGCCGCGTCGGACTCCCTGACCGAGGCCTATAAAAAGGCCCGCCTCAAGCTGGCGAGGGCGGCGGAACAGAAGGACGAGGCCATGCAGGCGGAGGCCTACGATGAGGCATCCCACTTCATGAAGCTAAAGGGTAGTTTCGAGGAGAGGGAGAGGGGCCTTAGGAAGAGGCGGGATGAGGCGGAGAGGGAGAAGGCCCGCCTTGAGAGGATGCTTTTGAGAACCGATGAGACCATGGGGAAGCTTAAACTGGCGCTGGAGGTCCTCAAGAACAACAGCCAGGACCTGTGTTCCGCCAAGGACGAGCGGGACTACAAGGCGGCGGCCATGACCCTAAGGCTTGTGGAACAGGAGAACCTCCGGCTTGCCAGGGAGGTTCACGATGGCCCCGCCCAATATTGTTCTGGAGCGCTCCTCATACTGGACAGGTTGGAGGCCCTTTTGTCCAATGGGGACTTGGACGGGGTCAGGGACGAGATCCGCTGTTTAAGGGATCAGATGGGGGACGCGGTGAGGGATTTCCGTACGTTCCTCTGGAGGCTTAAGCCTTCGGGGCTGGACTTTGGTATAAAAGAGGGTTTGGAGAGGCTGGCCCAGACCGTTTCCGAGAGGTATTCGGTCAACGTTGAGGTGTTGATCCGAGGGGATGGGGATGCCATGACCGGGCCCGCCAGGGCCAACGCCTACAGGATTGTTCAGGAGGCGGTGACCAACGCTGTAAGGCATGGAGGGGCCAGGAACGTTAAGATCCGGGGCTCCTTCGGCGACTCCATGGCCACCTTTAAGGTGTCCGACGACGGTAAGGGTTTTGATCCTCAGAGCGCCAGGGTGGAGGCCTATCACAGGGGGTCCCTGGGGCTTATTAACATGGAGGAGCGGGTGCGCCTTTTAGGGGGCACCATACGCATAGAAAGCGCTCCGGGGCGGGGGGCCTCGGTGATATTCAGCATACCCCTTGGGAGGTTGGGCGATGAAAAGGATTAG
- a CDS encoding PEP/pyruvate-binding domain-containing protein yields the protein MQDQDALERYFAWDPREDQDFHPMIVGEGSIGGKGRSLLYAARRLWSSGNDLLASVRIPPSLFIGTGIFQEVVDQLGGQDRIKELIGDDGTRVERAFLSAQLPPQVTSSIGAFLTTVEDPVVVRSSSVLEDSIKHSFAGKYRSTFLMNRGTMEERIRAVQEEILRIYARTFFPTAISYRKKHNLGDDMMGIIVMRMSGRWRGRYYYPTTGGVGYSRNVRRWTTRIRMEDGILRFVFGLGTMSTKRGYARTFSLTNPALRPEGSNPYKIMKHAQERFQAIDGDTGELVTLDVKQMWRELLKWHPNLGTFAQLYTVDGDTGYFSSVDYSTEIPNAYSKVCFTFEDFPRKCRVFFDRMRDMLPLLEQSMGVPADIEYAYEPGEDQLELLQSRPLWIGGSAVGSAKIPDITGRKVILMADRMVTDGILEDVKYLVYVDYRIYGSGPDFHTVARGIGYVNQSMGENRYILVAPGRVGSSNPELGVPVQYNELTQCACIVELGIPRSGHMPELSYGTHFFSDLETDNVMYMPVYDGEKDNLFDQEWFDQATYAEGPHMAIRIYQGSFSVYSDGTENRGVVVVNRVDNPCHC from the coding sequence TTGCAGGATCAGGACGCCCTTGAGAGGTACTTCGCGTGGGATCCCAGAGAGGACCAGGACTTCCACCCCATGATAGTGGGGGAAGGTTCCATCGGCGGCAAGGGGAGGTCCCTCCTTTACGCCGCCCGCCGCCTATGGTCAAGCGGCAACGACCTTTTAGCGTCCGTAAGGATACCCCCTTCACTGTTCATAGGCACGGGAATATTCCAGGAAGTGGTTGACCAACTGGGTGGGCAGGACCGCATAAAAGAGCTGATAGGGGACGACGGCACCAGGGTGGAAAGGGCGTTTCTATCCGCCCAACTGCCACCGCAGGTCACATCATCCATAGGGGCTTTCCTTACCACGGTGGAGGATCCCGTGGTGGTAAGAAGCAGCAGCGTGCTGGAAGATTCCATAAAACACTCCTTTGCCGGCAAGTACAGGTCCACTTTTCTCATGAACAGGGGCACCATGGAAGAACGCATAAGAGCTGTTCAAGAGGAGATCCTCCGCATATACGCCCGTACGTTCTTCCCCACCGCCATAAGCTACAGGAAGAAGCACAACCTCGGAGACGACATGATGGGCATAATAGTCATGCGCATGTCCGGCCGCTGGAGGGGGCGCTATTACTACCCCACCACCGGAGGCGTTGGCTATTCAAGGAACGTACGCCGCTGGACCACAAGGATAAGGATGGAGGACGGCATACTGCGCTTCGTCTTCGGCCTTGGCACCATGAGCACCAAAAGGGGCTATGCCAGGACCTTCTCCCTTACCAACCCGGCGCTGCGGCCAGAGGGGTCCAACCCATACAAGATAATGAAGCATGCCCAGGAGCGCTTCCAGGCGATCGACGGGGACACCGGCGAGCTGGTAACGCTGGACGTGAAACAGATGTGGCGGGAACTCCTAAAATGGCATCCCAACCTCGGCACCTTCGCCCAGCTATACACCGTGGACGGAGACACCGGATACTTCTCCTCGGTGGACTACTCAACGGAGATCCCTAACGCCTACTCCAAGGTCTGTTTTACCTTCGAGGACTTTCCAAGGAAGTGCCGGGTCTTCTTCGACCGAATGAGGGACATGCTGCCCCTGTTGGAACAGAGCATGGGAGTGCCGGCGGACATAGAATACGCCTACGAGCCGGGGGAAGACCAGCTGGAGCTCCTGCAGTCCAGGCCCCTATGGATAGGCGGAAGCGCAGTAGGATCCGCCAAGATCCCGGACATAACGGGACGAAAGGTGATACTCATGGCGGACCGCATGGTCACCGACGGTATACTTGAGGATGTTAAGTATCTGGTCTACGTGGATTACCGGATATACGGCTCAGGGCCTGACTTCCACACCGTGGCCCGTGGAATAGGTTACGTAAACCAGTCCATGGGTGAAAACCGATACATACTGGTTGCACCTGGGAGGGTGGGATCCAGCAACCCGGAGCTTGGAGTGCCGGTTCAATACAACGAGCTCACCCAATGCGCCTGCATAGTGGAGCTCGGCATACCCCGATCGGGACATATGCCGGAGCTTTCATACGGAACCCACTTCTTCTCGGACTTGGAGACGGATAACGTGATGTACATGCCGGTCTACGACGGGGAGAAGGACAACCTGTTCGACCAGGAGTGGTTTGACCAAGCGACCTACGCCGAAGGGCCCCACATGGCCATACGGATATATCAAGGCAGTTTCTCAGTCTACTCGGACGGCACAGAGAACCGGGGGGTTGTGGTGGTTAATCGTGTAGATAACCCCTGCCACTGTTGA
- a CDS encoding SufD family Fe-S cluster assembly protein codes for MFDVASEYKALVEIAERSSGGHFGNPDTVSVVVHGNRILSSHVLPGVSLEAQETEDGIRAFITLEEGVRLTKPVHICFGHLGTKGRQTIDTVIRMKRNSSAIFLAHCVFPNAEEFLHQMEGEIYLEEGASLTYNEVHVHGQEGKIVVRPKTNVVLEDKALYRGDFTLVEGRVGDLSIDIYVDARGVGSSVEITSKVYGKYDDRCLVQDVVKLSGRNSSALVKARVVLKDRSVGTFYGTIEGAAPGARGHVDCTEIVQGEAVAEASPVVRASHSEAEITHEAAIGRIADDKIAGLMAKGLSEDQAVDFIVAGLLR; via the coding sequence GTGTTTGATGTGGCCTCTGAGTACAAGGCGCTGGTGGAGATAGCGGAGCGGAGCTCCGGCGGCCACTTTGGCAACCCTGATACCGTATCGGTGGTGGTACATGGCAACCGAATCCTATCTTCCCACGTGTTGCCTGGGGTCTCCCTGGAGGCCCAGGAGACGGAGGACGGCATAAGGGCTTTTATAACCCTTGAAGAGGGGGTAAGGCTGACAAAGCCCGTTCACATATGTTTTGGACACCTGGGGACGAAGGGCCGTCAAACCATAGACACGGTCATAAGGATGAAGCGCAACTCCTCTGCCATCTTCCTGGCCCACTGCGTGTTTCCCAACGCCGAGGAGTTTCTCCACCAGATGGAAGGGGAGATATACCTGGAGGAGGGGGCTTCCCTGACGTACAACGAGGTGCATGTTCACGGCCAGGAGGGCAAGATCGTGGTGCGTCCCAAGACCAACGTGGTACTGGAGGACAAGGCCCTCTACCGCGGGGATTTCACCCTGGTGGAAGGCCGGGTGGGGGATCTATCCATAGACATATACGTGGATGCCAGGGGTGTTGGAAGTTCCGTGGAGATAACGTCCAAGGTCTACGGCAAGTATGACGACCGTTGCCTCGTCCAGGACGTGGTAAAGCTGTCGGGCCGCAACAGCTCAGCCCTGGTGAAGGCCCGGGTGGTCCTCAAGGACAGGAGCGTTGGGACCTTCTACGGCACCATAGAGGGGGCTGCCCCGGGGGCTCGGGGGCATGTGGATTGCACCGAGATCGTCCAGGGGGAGGCGGTGGCGGAGGCATCCCCGGTTGTCAGGGCCTCCCACTCCGAAGCGGAGATAACCCACGAGGCCGCCATAGGCCGAATAGCGGACGACAAGATAGCAGGTCTCATGGCCAAGGGGCTTTCGGAGGATCAGGCGGTGGACTTCATAGTGGCGGGGCTTCTTCGGTAG
- a CDS encoding ABC transporter ATP-binding protein, whose protein sequence is MMMSKKPLLQVEDLHVCREGNQILSGVDISVYPGEVVGVLGRNGAGKSTLAYSIMGLPQYSPSKGTITFDGQDITSWSITDRARAGITLAWQHPARYEGITVKEYLGLSKPGAGIEELAEALKLVQLEESYLGRKVDKALSGGERKRIELASVYLMKPKLAMLDEPDSGVDLLALVDIMELFRRMVREGSSVLIITHREDVAAQCSRSYLVCKGHVILEGSAEAVKRYFMSQCEPCADTSPDLAGEVSSGV, encoded by the coding sequence ATGATGATGTCCAAGAAACCCCTGCTTCAGGTGGAGGACCTTCACGTTTGCCGTGAGGGCAATCAGATATTGAGCGGAGTGGATATAAGCGTATATCCCGGCGAGGTGGTGGGCGTGCTGGGCAGAAACGGGGCGGGCAAGTCCACCCTTGCGTACTCCATAATGGGGCTGCCCCAGTATTCCCCATCAAAGGGTACCATAACCTTCGATGGGCAGGACATAACCAGCTGGTCCATAACGGACCGCGCCAGGGCGGGCATAACCCTGGCTTGGCAGCACCCCGCCCGTTATGAGGGGATCACGGTGAAGGAGTACCTTGGGCTTTCCAAGCCCGGGGCGGGGATCGAAGAGCTGGCAGAGGCCTTGAAGCTGGTTCAGCTGGAGGAGTCCTATCTTGGCCGAAAGGTGGACAAGGCCCTTTCCGGCGGCGAGAGGAAGAGGATAGAGCTGGCCTCGGTCTATCTTATGAAGCCTAAATTGGCCATGTTGGACGAGCCCGATTCCGGGGTCGATCTTCTGGCGTTGGTGGACATAATGGAGCTCTTCCGCCGCATGGTGCGGGAGGGCAGCTCGGTCCTCATAATAACCCATCGAGAGGACGTGGCGGCCCAGTGCAGCAGGTCCTATCTGGTGTGCAAGGGCCACGTTATCCTGGAGGGAAGCGCCGAGGCGGTGAAGCGGTACTTCATGTCCCAATGCGAACCCTGTGCGGATACGTCGCCGGATTTGGCGGGGGAGGTGAGCTCCGGTGTTTGA
- the glsA gene encoding glutaminase A, whose translation MISKALEAVVGQVRPSTSGGKVATYIPELGKQDPGLLGIAMASVQGEVWVAGDWDSPFSMQSISKVVSLGLAIAEMGEERVFARVGVDPTADPFNSIMRLEMVAPHRPQNPLINAGAIVTLSLLPYPDSISRFAAVRDLARRLTGVKDLDLDEAVYVSERDTSDRNRALAYFLRSVGALEGDIEDILDSYFRQCSLRVTAKDLAVMGVTLASGGVNPFSGERVLPPKVCRIIRALMATCGLYDGSGEFAVRVGVPAKSGVGGGIVASVPMRYGIGTFGPALDPKGNSLGGIMMLERISKELSLRVL comes from the coding sequence TTGATAAGCAAGGCCCTTGAGGCCGTGGTTGGCCAGGTCCGCCCTTCGACCTCCGGCGGGAAGGTGGCTACTTATATACCTGAGCTTGGCAAGCAAGACCCCGGGCTTTTGGGGATAGCCATGGCGTCGGTTCAGGGGGAGGTGTGGGTGGCCGGTGACTGGGACAGCCCCTTTTCCATGCAGTCCATATCTAAGGTGGTGTCCCTTGGGCTTGCCATAGCCGAGATGGGGGAGGAAAGGGTGTTCGCCAGGGTGGGGGTTGACCCAACCGCTGACCCGTTCAACTCCATCATGAGGCTTGAGATGGTGGCTCCTCACAGGCCCCAAAACCCCCTCATAAACGCCGGCGCCATCGTCACCCTTTCGCTGCTCCCGTATCCGGATTCCATCTCCCGCTTTGCCGCGGTTAGGGATCTCGCAAGGCGGCTTACAGGGGTTAAGGACCTGGACCTTGACGAAGCGGTGTACGTATCCGAAAGGGATACCAGCGACAGGAACAGGGCGTTGGCCTATTTCCTTCGGAGCGTCGGCGCCCTTGAGGGGGACATAGAGGACATATTGGACAGCTACTTCCGGCAGTGCAGCCTTAGGGTTACCGCAAAGGACCTGGCGGTCATGGGGGTTACCCTTGCGTCCGGCGGTGTCAATCCCTTCTCCGGGGAGCGGGTGCTGCCGCCAAAGGTTTGCAGGATCATAAGGGCCCTTATGGCCACCTGCGGACTTTACGATGGTTCCGGAGAGTTCGCGGTTCGAGTTGGGGTGCCTGCGAAGAGCGGCGTTGGAGGGGGCATCGTGGCCTCGGTGCCTATGCGCTACGGCATAGGCACCTTTGGCCCCGCCCTTGACCCCAAGGGGAACTCCCTTGGCGGGATAATGATGCTGGAGAGGATATCCAAGGAGCTTTCCCTTCGGGTCCTTTAG
- a CDS encoding dihydroneopterin aldolase: protein MLTTMTIKGIHFHAFHGALEVERELGQVLEIDLSLSYDVEPKDLNSEKMPPVADASVYEIVQKVVMTTKFKAMEGLALEIARRLMKTYGMVELVTVIIRRRQLFIPGDVQSAEVEITVDREDLGE from the coding sequence ATGCTTACCACCATGACGATCAAGGGCATACATTTTCATGCGTTTCATGGTGCCTTGGAGGTTGAAAGAGAGCTGGGGCAGGTGTTGGAAATAGACCTTAGCTTGTCCTACGATGTGGAGCCTAAGGATCTTAACAGTGAGAAGATGCCCCCGGTGGCCGATGCATCGGTTTATGAGATAGTTCAGAAGGTGGTTATGACCACCAAATTCAAGGCAATGGAAGGTTTGGCCTTGGAGATAGCCCGAAGGCTCATGAAGACCTACGGTATGGTGGAGCTGGTGACGGTCATAATAAGGCGTCGGCAGCTGTTCATCCCCGGCGATGTTCAGTCCGCTGAGGTTGAGATAACCGTAGATCGAGAGGACCTTGGAGAATAG
- a CDS encoding NrdH-redoxin, with protein sequence MGVKVFSTKTCPWCVKAKDYLKSINVAFEDVDVSANREAAMEMVKATKQMGVPVIQVGDKYIVGFDQGAIDKALREAGLL encoded by the coding sequence ATGGGTGTTAAGGTTTTCTCCACCAAGACTTGTCCGTGGTGTGTCAAGGCTAAGGATTACCTCAAGTCCATCAACGTGGCCTTTGAGGATGTGGACGTAAGCGCCAACCGGGAGGCTGCGATGGAGATGGTTAAGGCCACCAAGCAGATGGGCGTTCCGGTGATACAGGTTGGAGACAAGTACATCGTGGGGTTTGACCAGGGGGCCATTGACAAGGCCCTCCGGGAGGCAGGGCTTCTGTAG
- a CDS encoding sulfide/dihydroorotate dehydrogenase-like FAD/NAD-binding protein, with protein sequence MFAIVSKRRIAPKEYDVWVEAPMVARHAKPGQFVVVRPHEKGERIPLTIADYDEDKGLIRLIFQVVGKSTAFMASLNEGDRLSDVSGPLGTPSEIHNFGTVMMVGGGVGIAALFPILRALKKTGNRTVTILGGRTSDLVIMKDECAQWSDRLIVTTDDGSEGMKGLVTDAMKLVAGEEKIDQCWAIGPSIMMKFCSITAKDLNIPIWVSLNPLMVDGTGMCGCCRVTVDDKIRFACVDGPEFDGTKVNWDEFLNRLKQYKDEEKISMERYEQEVGDLSWL encoded by the coding sequence ATGTTCGCCATCGTATCCAAAAGGCGCATAGCCCCAAAGGAGTACGACGTTTGGGTTGAAGCGCCTATGGTGGCTCGGCACGCAAAGCCGGGCCAGTTCGTGGTGGTAAGACCCCACGAGAAGGGGGAGCGCATCCCCCTGACGATCGCAGATTACGACGAGGACAAAGGGCTTATAAGGCTCATATTTCAGGTGGTGGGCAAGTCCACCGCCTTCATGGCGTCCCTGAACGAGGGCGATCGTCTGTCGGACGTGTCTGGCCCGCTGGGGACCCCGAGCGAGATTCATAACTTCGGCACCGTCATGATGGTCGGTGGCGGAGTCGGCATAGCCGCCCTGTTCCCCATACTGCGGGCGCTTAAAAAGACAGGGAACAGGACTGTAACCATACTGGGCGGCAGGACCTCAGACCTGGTCATAATGAAGGACGAGTGCGCCCAGTGGTCCGACAGGCTGATCGTAACCACCGACGACGGCTCCGAGGGCATGAAGGGGCTGGTGACCGACGCCATGAAGCTGGTGGCGGGGGAGGAAAAGATCGACCAATGCTGGGCCATCGGCCCCTCCATAATGATGAAGTTCTGTTCCATCACCGCCAAAGATCTCAACATCCCCATATGGGTATCTCTTAACCCCCTTATGGTGGACGGCACTGGCATGTGCGGATGCTGCAGGGTCACCGTGGACGATAAGATCCGGTTCGCCTGCGTGGACGGCCCGGAGTTCGACGGCACCAAGGTGAACTGGGACGAGTTCCTGAACAGGCTCAAGCAGTACAAGGACGAGGAGAAGATATCCATGGAGAGGTACGAGCAGGAGGTAGGTGACCTGTCATGGCTCTGA
- the gltA gene encoding NADPH-dependent glutamate synthase translates to MALMKPKTKTPIKEQDPLERCSNFQEVCLGYTLEEGVEEANRCLQCRNAPCIKGCPVAIDIPGFIKAVAERDMPRAAEILCSYTNLPAVCGRVCPQENQCEGVCTLGKVPGFEPVAIGKLERLVADWKYQNQPSSSRTHSGPSKGRVAVIGSGPSGLTVAGDMAKRGYDVVIFEALHAAGGVLVYGIPEFRLPKRIVEMEIGALKDLGVQIVTNAVVGKSVEMKELLQQFDGVYIAVGAGAPHFQGIPGTTLNGVYSASEYLTRINLMHAYEFPDFDTPTKMSKKVVVVGGGNVAMDAARSARRLGAQEVQVVYRRSLKELPARIEEYHHAVEEGIIFNWLTNPVEYLGDSEGRLVGVKCIRMELGEPDASGRRRPVPVPGSEFVIEADTAIEAIGQGANKVLLSSFPELKLNKWGYIEADPKTGATSVPGVYAGGDIVTGAATVILAMGAGKEAAEAMDRYISQKKGNA, encoded by the coding sequence ATGGCTCTGATGAAGCCCAAGACCAAGACCCCCATAAAGGAACAGGATCCGTTGGAGCGCTGCTCCAACTTCCAGGAGGTGTGCCTCGGGTACACCCTGGAGGAGGGCGTGGAGGAGGCCAACCGCTGCCTCCAGTGCAGAAACGCCCCTTGCATAAAGGGCTGCCCTGTGGCCATAGACATCCCTGGCTTCATAAAAGCGGTGGCTGAAAGGGACATGCCAAGGGCGGCGGAAATACTATGCAGCTACACCAACCTGCCCGCGGTATGCGGAAGGGTATGCCCCCAGGAGAACCAGTGCGAGGGTGTGTGCACCCTAGGCAAGGTTCCAGGGTTCGAGCCGGTGGCCATAGGCAAGCTGGAGCGGCTCGTGGCGGACTGGAAGTACCAAAACCAGCCATCATCCTCAAGGACCCACTCAGGCCCGTCAAAGGGACGAGTTGCGGTCATAGGCTCAGGCCCATCGGGGCTTACCGTGGCAGGAGACATGGCCAAGAGGGGGTACGATGTGGTCATCTTCGAGGCCCTGCACGCCGCCGGAGGGGTTCTGGTATACGGCATACCAGAGTTCAGGCTACCCAAGCGCATAGTTGAGATGGAGATAGGGGCCCTTAAGGACTTGGGGGTCCAGATAGTTACCAACGCGGTGGTGGGCAAGAGCGTTGAGATGAAAGAACTGCTCCAGCAGTTCGACGGGGTCTACATCGCCGTCGGAGCCGGCGCCCCTCATTTCCAGGGGATACCAGGCACCACCCTAAACGGCGTCTACTCCGCAAGCGAGTACCTTACCAGAATAAACCTGATGCACGCCTACGAATTTCCCGACTTCGACACCCCAACAAAGATGTCGAAGAAGGTGGTGGTGGTAGGGGGAGGCAACGTGGCCATGGACGCCGCCAGGTCCGCAAGGCGCCTTGGCGCCCAAGAGGTCCAGGTGGTGTACCGCAGGTCCCTTAAGGAGCTTCCCGCCAGGATCGAGGAGTACCACCATGCGGTGGAAGAGGGGATAATCTTCAACTGGCTCACCAACCCGGTGGAGTACCTGGGGGATTCCGAGGGGCGGCTCGTGGGGGTCAAGTGCATCCGGATGGAGCTCGGAGAGCCGGACGCCTCGGGCCGCAGGCGCCCAGTGCCGGTACCGGGCAGCGAGTTCGTCATAGAAGCAGACACCGCCATAGAGGCCATAGGGCAGGGAGCAAACAAGGTCTTGCTCTCGTCCTTCCCGGAGCTGAAGCTTAACAAGTGGGGCTACATCGAAGCGGATCCCAAGACCGGCGCCACCTCGGTTCCGGGCGTATATGCGGGGGGCGACATAGTAACCGGAGCCGCCACTGTCATCCTGGCCATGGGGGCCGGCAAGGAAGCCGCGGAGGCCATGGACAGATACATCTCCCAGAAGAAGGGCAATGCATAA
- a CDS encoding S-layer homology domain-containing protein — MYAVRLSVWSLGPGSKIQTQGGKNQMKKSFAILAAALLVAFAAPAFAANPFMDVPMNHWAYDAVSQLASKGVISGYPDGSFKGGQPATRYEMASIVARALAKVDLDKASKQDVEMLKKLVVEFKDELDALGVKVDKLDSRVAVLEKDLGGWSLSGELRFDAKFANEDSTKYGFDGKNEFSLNRYRIWIKKRINETTNFTARLGMKHDSQGYDSTKWDYYYVTTKLPYDITMTVGLQNIDWEDERGLYVDNDAFVGDWDLKGFRFQRSFGMVDFDSFVAHQDDDTASVDEYFMYGARLDFNFNEQFRLGLMGVWRSYDFNEDQRGSGLGGMLDRSGLQDIYGIDAEFKLTQLVSLKGAYYGQKLWKQRNATLDNDNPVAYKIILDAKQDLLKFTSLWLEYARIDDAFVMTKDRVDSAYSNYGAEVLFNRGPDVRDGDTTVFFVRADQRWNDRWSTFQRYVRASFNDPSTPDLEDTKNYSFGVIYELNPAVRFEAVYDNIDYGIGGGSGKREGDDHLLRLRTHVVF; from the coding sequence TTGTATGCCGTTCGGTTATCCGTTTGGTCCTTGGGTCCCGGGTCTAAAATACAGACTCAAGGGGGTAAAAATCAGATGAAGAAGAGCTTTGCGATTCTCGCTGCCGCTCTGTTGGTGGCCTTTGCGGCCCCGGCTTTCGCGGCGAATCCTTTCATGGACGTTCCCATGAACCACTGGGCTTACGACGCGGTGAGCCAACTGGCTTCCAAGGGCGTGATCTCCGGTTACCCCGATGGTTCCTTCAAGGGCGGTCAGCCCGCCACCCGCTACGAGATGGCTTCCATCGTGGCCCGGGCTCTTGCGAAGGTTGACCTTGACAAGGCCAGCAAGCAGGACGTGGAGATGCTGAAGAAGCTGGTGGTGGAGTTCAAGGACGAGCTGGACGCCCTGGGCGTTAAGGTCGACAAGCTCGACAGCCGGGTGGCGGTTCTTGAGAAGGACCTGGGCGGCTGGAGCCTCTCCGGTGAGCTTCGTTTTGACGCCAAGTTCGCCAACGAGGACTCCACGAAGTACGGCTTCGACGGCAAGAACGAGTTTAGCCTGAACCGTTACCGCATCTGGATCAAGAAGCGGATCAATGAGACCACCAACTTCACCGCCCGGCTTGGAATGAAGCATGACAGCCAGGGTTACGACAGCACCAAGTGGGACTACTACTACGTGACCACCAAGCTTCCCTACGACATCACCATGACCGTGGGTCTTCAGAACATCGACTGGGAGGATGAGCGGGGCCTCTACGTGGACAACGATGCCTTCGTGGGTGACTGGGATCTCAAGGGCTTCAGGTTCCAGAGGAGCTTCGGGATGGTGGACTTCGACTCCTTCGTGGCTCACCAGGACGACGACACCGCCTCTGTTGATGAGTACTTCATGTACGGCGCCAGGCTGGACTTCAACTTCAACGAGCAGTTCAGACTGGGACTCATGGGGGTTTGGCGCAGTTATGACTTCAACGAAGATCAAAGAGGAAGCGGCCTTGGTGGAATGCTGGATAGGAGTGGTCTCCAGGATATCTATGGTATTGATGCGGAATTTAAGCTAACGCAGTTAGTTTCTCTGAAAGGGGCCTATTATGGGCAGAAACTTTGGAAGCAGCGTAATGCAACGTTAGACAACGACAACCCTGTGGCCTACAAGATCATCTTGGATGCCAAGCAGGATCTACTGAAGTTTACCAGCCTGTGGCTTGAGTATGCCAGGATCGATGATGCGTTTGTAATGACGAAAGACCGCGTAGACAGTGCTTACAGTAACTATGGAGCAGAGGTTTTGTTTAACCGGGGCCCCGATGTTAGGGATGGAGATACCACGGTGTTTTTTGTAAGGGCAGATCAGAGGTGGAATGACAGATGGAGTACATTCCAGAGGTATGTAAGAGCAAGTTTTAATGATCCTAGTACTCCCGACTTGGAGGACACTAAGAATTATAGCTTTGGTGTGATTTACGAGCTCAATCCTGCTGTAAGGTTTGAGGCTGTCTATGACAATATAGATTATGGGATTGGAGGCGGAAGTGGCAAGCGCGAGGGGGATGACCACTTGTTGCGTCTGCGTACTCATGTGGTTTTCTAG